A part of Halobacillus shinanisalinarum genomic DNA contains:
- the rpsL gene encoding 30S ribosomal protein S12 has product MPTINQLVRRGRVSKSRKSDSPALNKGFNSYKKRMTDQSSPQKRGVCTRVGTMTPKKPNSALRKYARVRLTNQLEVNAYIPGIGHNLQEHSVVLIRGGRVKDLPGVRYHIVRGALDTASVDGRMQGRSKYGTKKPKK; this is encoded by the coding sequence ATGCCAACTATAAATCAATTAGTACGTAGAGGACGCGTAAGTAAAAGTAGAAAGTCTGATTCTCCTGCTTTGAACAAAGGCTTCAATAGCTATAAAAAGCGTATGACTGATCAGTCTTCTCCACAAAAACGTGGTGTTTGCACGCGTGTAGGTACGATGACACCTAAGAAACCGAACTCTGCACTTCGTAAATATGCACGTGTTCGCCTAACTAACCAACTAGAAGTTAACGCCTACATTCCTGGCATCGGCCACAACCTACAAGAACACAGTGTTGTTCTTATCCGTGGCGGACGTGTTAAGGACTTACCTGGTGTGCGTTATCACATCGTACGCGGTGCATTAGACACTGCAAGCGTTGACGGTCGTATGCAAGGACGTTCTAAATACGGTACGAAGAAACCTAAAAAATAA
- the rpsG gene encoding 30S ribosomal protein S7 — MPRKGPVAKRDVLPDPMYNSKLVTRLINQIMVNGQRGKAQKILYKSFELVQERSGNEAMETFEQAMKNVMPVLEVRARRVGGSNYQVPVEVRPERRQALGLRFIVNYARLRGEKTMEERLANEILDAGNNTGAAVKRREDMHKMAEANKAFAHYRW, encoded by the coding sequence ATGCCACGTAAAGGTCCAGTAGCTAAACGTGATGTGTTACCAGATCCAATGTATAATTCTAAGCTTGTTACTCGTTTGATCAACCAAATCATGGTGAATGGTCAGCGCGGTAAAGCTCAGAAAATTCTTTATAAATCATTTGAACTTGTTCAGGAACGTAGCGGAAATGAAGCTATGGAAACTTTCGAACAAGCGATGAAAAATGTAATGCCAGTACTAGAGGTTCGTGCTCGTCGTGTAGGTGGTTCTAATTACCAAGTACCTGTTGAGGTTCGCCCTGAACGTCGTCAAGCACTAGGTTTACGTTTCATTGTGAACTATGCGCGTCTACGCGGAGAGAAAACAATGGAAGAACGCCTAGCTAACGAAATTCTAGACGCAGGTAATAATACAGGTGCTGCCGTTAAGCGCCGTGAAGACATGCACAAAATGGCGGAAGCAAACAAAGCATTCGCTCACTACCGTTGGTAA
- the fusA gene encoding elongation factor G, whose product MPREFSLEKTRNIGVMAHIDAGKTTATERILFYTGRIHKIGETHEGASQMDWMEQEQERGITITSAATTAQWKDHRINIIDTPGHVDFTVEVERSLRVLDGSVAVLDAQSGVEPQTETVWRQATTYGVPRIVFVNKMDKIGADFIYSLGTLKDRLGANAAAVQLPIGAEDDFEGIIDLVTMEAYYYMDDLGTRAEAREIPDEYKEQAEEYHGKLIEAVAELDEDLMMKYLEGEEFTTEELKEAIRTATLTVDFYPVFCGSAFKNKGVQLLIDGVIDYLPSPLDVPPIEGHVPQTEEQVVRKADDKEPFSALAFKVATDPYVGKLTFFRVYSGTLNSGSYVKNSTKDKRERVGRILQMHANSREEISTVYAGDIAGAVGLKDTGTGDTICDEKSLVILESMEFPEPVIDVAIEPKSKADQDKMSIALGKLAEEDPTFRTETNVETGQTIIGGMGELHLDIIVDRLRREFKVDANIGAPQVAYRETFRGSAEVEGKFVRQSGGRGQFGHVWVKFEPNEEGAGYEFVNKIVGGVVPREYIPSVEAGIRDSMENGVLAGYPMVDIKATLYDGSYHDVDSNEMAFKVAASMALKEAKNKCKPVLLEPMMKVEIVIPEEYMGDIMGDVTSRRGRVEGMETRGTAQVVKSFVPLSEMFGYATSLRSNTQGRGTYTMHFNHYEEVPKSISEEIIKKNAGA is encoded by the coding sequence ATGCCTAGAGAGTTCTCCTTGGAAAAGACCCGTAATATCGGAGTTATGGCACACATTGATGCCGGTAAAACGACTGCTACCGAGCGTATTCTTTTCTATACAGGACGAATCCATAAAATTGGTGAAACTCACGAAGGAGCTTCACAAATGGACTGGATGGAGCAGGAACAAGAGCGCGGAATCACCATTACTTCCGCAGCAACAACTGCTCAGTGGAAAGACCACCGTATTAACATCATTGATACACCAGGACACGTAGACTTCACAGTAGAGGTTGAACGTTCCCTGCGTGTACTTGATGGCTCTGTAGCCGTACTTGATGCTCAGTCTGGTGTTGAACCACAAACTGAAACAGTATGGCGTCAGGCAACAACATATGGTGTTCCACGTATCGTATTTGTAAACAAAATGGACAAAATTGGTGCAGATTTCATTTATTCCTTAGGTACGTTGAAAGACCGCCTTGGAGCAAATGCTGCAGCAGTACAACTTCCGATTGGTGCTGAAGATGACTTCGAAGGAATCATCGACCTAGTAACAATGGAAGCCTACTACTACATGGATGACCTTGGAACTCGTGCAGAAGCACGCGAAATTCCCGATGAGTACAAAGAGCAAGCTGAAGAGTATCATGGCAAGCTAATTGAAGCTGTAGCTGAACTTGATGAAGACTTGATGATGAAGTACTTAGAAGGAGAGGAATTCACTACAGAAGAGCTTAAGGAAGCTATCCGTACTGCAACTCTAACGGTGGATTTTTATCCGGTATTCTGTGGATCTGCTTTTAAAAACAAAGGTGTTCAGCTTTTGATTGATGGGGTTATTGACTATCTTCCATCACCATTGGATGTACCCCCAATCGAAGGTCACGTACCACAAACGGAAGAGCAAGTTGTCCGTAAAGCTGACGACAAAGAACCATTCTCTGCATTGGCCTTTAAGGTTGCAACAGACCCTTACGTTGGTAAGCTAACCTTCTTCCGAGTGTATTCAGGTACACTTAACTCTGGTTCATATGTTAAGAACTCTACGAAAGATAAGCGTGAGCGTGTTGGTCGTATCCTGCAAATGCATGCCAACTCTCGTGAAGAGATTTCAACAGTATATGCCGGGGATATTGCCGGTGCTGTCGGACTTAAAGACACAGGCACTGGGGATACAATATGTGATGAAAAGAGTCTAGTTATTCTTGAGTCTATGGAATTCCCTGAACCTGTTATTGATGTTGCGATTGAGCCTAAATCCAAGGCCGATCAAGACAAAATGTCAATAGCACTTGGTAAACTTGCTGAAGAAGATCCAACGTTCCGTACGGAAACTAATGTGGAGACTGGCCAAACAATCATTGGTGGTATGGGTGAACTTCACCTTGACATCATCGTTGACCGTCTACGTCGTGAGTTTAAGGTGGATGCGAACATTGGTGCTCCGCAGGTTGCTTATCGTGAAACATTCCGCGGCAGTGCGGAAGTTGAAGGTAAATTCGTACGTCAGTCCGGTGGACGTGGACAGTTCGGTCACGTTTGGGTTAAATTCGAACCAAACGAAGAAGGCGCTGGATACGAATTCGTAAACAAAATCGTTGGTGGAGTTGTACCACGTGAATACATTCCATCTGTAGAAGCTGGTATAAGAGATTCTATGGAAAACGGTGTACTTGCCGGTTACCCAATGGTTGACATCAAAGCTACCCTATATGATGGGTCTTATCACGATGTTGACTCCAATGAAATGGCTTTTAAAGTAGCTGCTTCAATGGCACTTAAAGAGGCAAAAAACAAATGTAAACCAGTTCTTCTTGAACCAATGATGAAAGTTGAAATTGTTATTCCTGAAGAATACATGGGTGATATCATGGGTGACGTAACTTCTCGTCGTGGACGTGTTGAAGGTATGGAAACTCGAGGTACTGCTCAGGTTGTTAAATCATTCGTACCACTATCCGAAATGTTTGGTTATGCAACATCTCTCCGCTCAAACACACAAGGACGTGGAACGTACACGATGCACTTTAACCACTATGAAGAAGTTCCGAAGAGTATTTCTGAGGAAATCATCAAGAAAAATGCTGGTGCATAA
- the tuf gene encoding elongation factor Tu — protein MGKEKFDRSKSHVNIGTIGHVDHGKTTLTAAITTVLHKKSGEGSAMAYDMIDGAPEERERGITISTAHVEYETEARHYAHVDCPGHADYVKNMITGAAQMDGAILVVSAADGPMPQTREHILLSKNVGVPAIVVFLNKTDMVDDEELLELVEMEVRDLLSEYDFDGDETPVVSGSALKALEGDEKYEQAIFDLMEQVDAFIPTPDRDTDKPFMMPVEDVFSITGRGTVATGRVERGQVKVGDEIEIIGMAENARKTTITGVEMFRKLLDYAEAGDNIGALLRGVNREDINRGQVLAKPGSITPHTNFQAEVYVLSKDEGGRHTPFFSNYRPQFYFRTTDVTGVIQLPEGVEMVMPGDNIEMTVELISPIAIEDGTRFSIREGGRTVGSGVVSKITK, from the coding sequence ATGGGTAAAGAAAAATTTGACCGGTCCAAATCCCACGTAAACATTGGTACTATTGGACACGTTGACCACGGTAAAACAACATTAACTGCAGCAATCACTACTGTACTTCACAAGAAATCCGGTGAAGGCTCTGCGATGGCTTACGATATGATCGATGGTGCTCCAGAGGAACGTGAGCGTGGAATCACTATCTCCACTGCACACGTAGAGTACGAAACTGAAGCCCGTCACTATGCTCACGTTGACTGCCCAGGTCACGCTGACTATGTTAAAAACATGATCACTGGTGCTGCACAAATGGACGGAGCTATCCTAGTTGTATCTGCAGCTGATGGCCCAATGCCACAAACTCGTGAGCATATCCTGCTTTCTAAAAACGTTGGTGTACCAGCAATCGTAGTTTTCCTTAACAAAACAGACATGGTAGACGATGAAGAGCTACTTGAACTAGTTGAAATGGAAGTTCGCGACCTTCTTTCCGAGTACGACTTCGATGGTGACGAAACACCAGTTGTAAGTGGATCTGCTCTTAAAGCACTTGAAGGGGACGAAAAATACGAGCAAGCTATCTTCGACCTTATGGAACAAGTTGATGCGTTCATCCCAACACCAGACCGTGATACTGACAAGCCATTCATGATGCCAGTTGAGGACGTTTTCTCAATCACTGGCCGTGGTACAGTTGCAACTGGCCGTGTTGAGCGTGGTCAAGTTAAAGTCGGTGACGAAATCGAAATCATTGGTATGGCAGAAAATGCTCGCAAAACTACGATCACTGGGGTAGAAATGTTCCGTAAGCTTCTTGACTATGCTGAAGCTGGCGATAATATTGGTGCGCTTCTTCGTGGGGTTAACCGTGAAGATATCAACCGTGGTCAAGTACTAGCTAAGCCTGGTTCTATTACACCACACACTAACTTCCAAGCTGAAGTTTATGTACTATCTAAAGATGAAGGTGGACGTCACACTCCATTCTTCTCAAATTACCGCCCTCAGTTCTACTTCCGTACAACTGATGTAACTGGTGTTATTCAACTTCCAGAAGGCGTTGAAATGGTAATGCCTGGCGACAACATCGAAATGACAGTTGAGCTTATCTCTCCAATCGCGATTGAAGATGGAACTAGATTCTCTATCCGTGAAGGCGGACGTACTGTAGGTTCTGGCGTTGTATCTAAAATTACTAAGTAA
- the rpsJ gene encoding 30S ribosomal protein S10 → MAKEKIRIRLKAYDHRVLDQSAEKIVDTAKRSGANVSGPIPLPTEKSIYTVLRATHKYKDAREQFEMRTHKRLIDIVNPTPQTVDSLMRLDLPSGVDIEIKL, encoded by the coding sequence ATGGCAAAAGAAAAAATTCGTATTCGTTTAAAGGCGTATGATCACCGTGTTTTAGATCAGTCTGCTGAGAAAATCGTAGATACTGCGAAGCGCTCTGGAGCAAACGTATCTGGTCCAATCCCACTTCCAACTGAGAAGTCTATCTATACTGTGCTTCGTGCAACTCACAAGTATAAAGATGCTCGTGAACAGTTCGAAATGCGCACACACAAACGTCTAATCGACATTGTTAATCCGACACCGCAAACAGTAGATTCGCTAATGCGTCTTGATCTGCCTTCTGGTGTGGATATCGAAATTAAACTATAA
- the rplC gene encoding 50S ribosomal protein L3, which yields MTKGILGRKVGMTQIFSEDGELIPVTVVQAEPNVVLQKRTTENDGYEALQLGFADQKSNRLKKADQGHAEKANTTPKRYIREFRNTNLDDYELGQEVKVDIFEAGNIIDVTGTSKGKGFQGAIKRHNQSRGPMSHGSRFHRRSGSMGQGADPSKVFKGKGLAGQMGGETVTLQNLEVVKVDAERNLLLIKGNVPGPKKSYVKVTSAIKASK from the coding sequence ATGACGAAAGGAATCTTAGGACGCAAGGTCGGCATGACTCAAATCTTCTCTGAAGACGGCGAGTTAATCCCAGTAACAGTTGTACAAGCGGAGCCAAACGTAGTTCTTCAAAAGAGAACTACTGAGAACGATGGATACGAAGCATTGCAGCTAGGTTTTGCTGATCAGAAGTCAAACCGTTTGAAGAAAGCTGACCAAGGTCATGCTGAAAAGGCAAACACAACACCTAAGCGCTACATTCGTGAATTCCGTAATACTAACCTCGATGACTATGAACTAGGTCAAGAGGTTAAGGTTGATATTTTTGAAGCAGGAAACATAATCGATGTAACAGGAACTTCTAAAGGGAAAGGTTTCCAAGGTGCAATCAAGCGTCACAACCAATCTCGCGGCCCAATGAGCCACGGTTCCCGTTTTCACCGTCGTTCTGGTTCTATGGGACAGGGTGCTGACCCATCGAAAGTCTTCAAAGGTAAAGGCCTTGCGGGGCAAATGGGCGGAGAAACAGTAACTCTGCAAAACCTTGAAGTAGTGAAAGTGGACGCTGAGCGTAATCTACTACTCATCAAAGGGAATGTTCCTGGCCCGAAAAAATCGTACGTTAAAGTTACAAGTGCAATAAAGGCTAGCAAATAA
- the rplD gene encoding 50S ribosomal protein L4, with amino-acid sequence MPKVALLSQSGSQVGDIELSDAVFGIEPNTHVLHEAVVSQRASLRQGTHKVKNRSEVSGGGRKPWRQKGTGRARQGSTRSPQWVGGGTVFGPTPRSYSYKMPKKARRLALKSAYSSKVQEDNIVVLESLSFDAPKTKEVVSMLKALDVNEKALIVTADKNENAVLSSNNLPTVKTLTFDDVSVLDLLTHDKLILTKEAAEKAGEVLS; translated from the coding sequence ATGCCTAAAGTAGCACTATTAAGCCAAAGCGGCTCCCAAGTGGGAGATATCGAACTAAGTGATGCCGTTTTTGGTATTGAACCTAATACTCATGTTTTACATGAAGCTGTTGTGTCACAGCGCGCTTCATTGCGTCAAGGGACACACAAAGTAAAAAACCGTTCTGAAGTAAGTGGCGGCGGTCGTAAACCATGGCGCCAAAAAGGTACTGGTCGTGCGCGTCAAGGATCAACCCGTTCACCACAGTGGGTAGGCGGCGGAACTGTATTCGGTCCGACACCACGTAGCTATAGCTACAAAATGCCTAAAAAAGCACGTCGTTTAGCTCTTAAATCTGCTTACTCTTCTAAAGTTCAAGAAGACAACATTGTTGTTCTTGAGAGTCTATCTTTTGATGCTCCAAAAACAAAAGAAGTAGTTAGCATGCTCAAAGCTTTGGACGTTAATGAAAAAGCTCTAATTGTTACGGCAGATAAGAACGAAAATGCTGTTCTATCTTCTAATAATCTTCCAACAGTTAAAACATTAACTTTTGATGATGTCAGTGTGTTAGATTTACTAACGCATGACAAGCTTATCCTAACCAAGGAAGCAGCTGAAAAAGCAGGGGAGGTGCTCTCATAA
- the rplW gene encoding 50S ribosomal protein L23, with the protein MMEPRDIIKRPVITEHSADLMGDKKYTFEVSTYANKTEIKTAVEEIFGVKVAGVNTANLKGKFKRMGRYGGYRSDRKKAVVTLTEDSEELEFFEV; encoded by the coding sequence ATAATGGAACCACGTGATATTATTAAACGCCCTGTCATTACTGAACATTCTGCTGACCTTATGGGAGATAAGAAATATACGTTTGAAGTGAGCACGTATGCAAATAAAACGGAAATCAAGACAGCAGTCGAAGAGATTTTCGGTGTCAAAGTTGCTGGCGTGAACACTGCAAACCTTAAAGGTAAGTTCAAGCGTATGGGTCGCTACGGTGGATACCGTTCTGATCGTAAGAAAGCAGTCGTTACTCTGACTGAAGACAGTGAAGAACTAGAATTCTTTGAAGTATAA
- the rplB gene encoding 50S ribosomal protein L2, which translates to MAIKKFRPITNGRRHMSVSDFAEITTDKPERSLLTPLHKRGGRNNQGRLTVRHQGGGHKRHYRIIDFKRDKDGIPGRVATIEYDPNRSANIALINYVDGEKRYILAPKGLKVGNEIISGEGSDIKAGNALRLKDIPVGTVVHNVELKPGRGGQLVRSAGASAQILGREEKYTLVRLASAEVRLILSTCRATIGQVGNIEHELISVGKAGRSRWQGKRPTVRGSVMNPSDHPHGGGEGRAPIGRPSPVSPWGQPTLGYKTRKRNKPSDKYIVRKRGKK; encoded by the coding sequence ATGGCGATTAAAAAGTTCCGACCAATTACTAACGGTCGTCGACACATGTCAGTATCTGATTTTGCTGAAATTACAACTGACAAACCTGAACGCTCCCTATTGACTCCACTACACAAACGTGGTGGACGTAACAACCAGGGTAGGCTGACAGTTCGTCATCAAGGCGGAGGTCACAAGCGTCACTACCGTATCATCGACTTTAAGCGTGATAAAGATGGAATACCAGGACGTGTTGCTACGATCGAATACGATCCAAATCGTTCCGCTAACATTGCACTAATCAACTATGTTGATGGTGAAAAACGTTATATCTTGGCTCCGAAAGGGCTTAAAGTAGGTAACGAAATTATTTCAGGAGAAGGCTCTGATATTAAAGCAGGCAATGCCCTTCGTTTGAAAGATATCCCAGTTGGTACTGTTGTGCACAACGTTGAACTTAAGCCGGGACGCGGAGGACAGCTTGTCCGTTCTGCTGGTGCTTCTGCACAAATCCTTGGACGCGAAGAAAAATATACACTAGTACGCCTTGCATCTGCTGAAGTTCGCCTGATACTAAGCACTTGCCGTGCAACAATCGGTCAAGTAGGTAACATAGAGCATGAACTCATCAGTGTTGGTAAAGCTGGACGTTCTCGTTGGCAAGGTAAGCGACCAACTGTACGTGGTTCTGTTATGAACCCTAGCGATCACCCTCACGGTGGTGGTGAAGGACGTGCGCCAATCGGTAGACCTTCTCCGGTATCTCCATGGGGTCAACCAACGCTTGGTTACAAAACCCGTAAGCGCAACAAACCGTCTGATAAATATATCGTTCGTAAAAGAGGTAAAAAATAA
- the rpsS gene encoding 30S ribosomal protein S19 translates to MGRSLKKGPFVDDHLMKKVEKLNEDSKHQVIKTWSRRSTIFPNFVGHTIAVYDGRKHVPVYVTEDMVGHKLGEFAPSRTFKGHSGDDKKTKR, encoded by the coding sequence ATGGGCCGCAGCCTAAAAAAGGGACCTTTTGTAGATGACCATTTAATGAAAAAAGTTGAGAAGTTGAACGAAGATAGCAAACACCAGGTGATTAAGACATGGTCTCGCCGTTCTACTATCTTCCCAAACTTTGTCGGACACACAATCGCAGTTTATGACGGACGCAAACACGTACCTGTTTACGTGACTGAAGATATGGTTGGTCATAAACTCGGTGAATTCGCGCCATCCCGTACGTTTAAGGGACACTCTGGCGACGATAAGAAAACAAAACGCTAA
- the rplV gene encoding 50S ribosomal protein L22, producing MQAKAVAKTVRIAPRKARLVIDLIRGKNVGEAIATLRLTQRGASPVVEKLLKSAIANAEHNYEMDTDNLYVSEAFVNEGVTLKRFRPRAMGRASQINKRTSHITVVVSEKKEG from the coding sequence ATGCAAGCTAAAGCAGTTGCTAAAACCGTTCGTATAGCTCCTCGTAAAGCTCGTTTAGTTATCGATTTGATTCGAGGAAAAAACGTAGGTGAAGCGATCGCGACATTGCGCTTAACACAGCGCGGCGCATCTCCAGTTGTTGAGAAGTTGCTAAAATCTGCGATTGCAAATGCTGAACACAATTATGAAATGGACACGGATAATTTATATGTTTCCGAAGCGTTTGTAAATGAAGGCGTAACTCTTAAACGTTTCCGCCCTCGTGCCATGGGACGTGCAAGCCAAATCAACAAACGTACCAGCCATATTACAGTGGTTGTATCAGAAAAGAAGGAGGGATAA
- the rpsC gene encoding 30S ribosomal protein S3: protein MGQKVNPVGLRIGVIRDWESKWYAGKDYADLLHEDIKIREYIEQRLKDAAVSTIEIERAANRVNITIHTGKPGMVIGKGGSEVEALRKSLNDLTGKRVHINIIEVKKPDLNATLVADNIARQLENRVSFRRAQKQTIQRAMRGGAKGIRTQVSGRLGGADIARAEYYSEGTVPLHTLRADIDYGTAEADTTYGKLGVKVWIYRGEVLPTKNNN, encoded by the coding sequence GTGGGTCAAAAAGTTAATCCGGTAGGTCTTCGTATTGGCGTTATCCGTGACTGGGAGTCTAAGTGGTACGCCGGCAAAGACTATGCTGACTTGTTGCATGAAGATATTAAGATTCGTGAATATATTGAACAACGTCTTAAAGATGCTGCCGTATCTACAATTGAAATTGAGCGTGCAGCTAACCGTGTAAACATCACTATTCACACTGGTAAGCCAGGTATGGTTATCGGTAAAGGCGGTTCAGAAGTTGAAGCACTTCGTAAATCACTCAATGATCTTACTGGTAAACGCGTTCACATCAACATCATTGAGGTGAAAAAGCCCGATTTAAACGCTACTCTTGTAGCTGACAATATCGCACGTCAATTGGAAAACCGTGTATCTTTCCGTCGTGCACAGAAACAAACAATCCAACGCGCGATGCGTGGAGGAGCGAAAGGTATTCGTACACAAGTATCTGGACGCCTTGGCGGTGCGGATATCGCTCGTGCAGAATATTACAGTGAAGGAACAGTACCACTTCACACACTTCGTGCAGATATCGATTATGGAACTGCAGAAGCTGACACCACTTACGGTAAACTTGGTGTTAAAGTGTGGATCTATCGTGGAGAAGTCCTTCCAACTAAAAACAACAACTAG
- the rplP gene encoding 50S ribosomal protein L16, with protein sequence MLMPKRVKYRRQHRSSLRGRAKGGTSVAFGEYGLQAIDPAWITARQIEAARIAMTRYMKRGGKVWIKIFPDKPYTAKPLEVRMGSGKGAPEGFVAVVKPGKILFEIAGVSEEVAREALRLASHKLPIRTKFVKREEIGGEINEG encoded by the coding sequence ATGTTAATGCCTAAACGTGTTAAATATCGTCGTCAACACCGTTCTAGCTTAAGAGGACGTGCTAAAGGTGGTACATCCGTAGCTTTCGGTGAATATGGTCTACAAGCAATCGATCCTGCATGGATCACAGCCCGCCAAATCGAGGCAGCGCGTATCGCAATGACTCGTTACATGAAGCGTGGCGGTAAAGTATGGATTAAAATCTTCCCGGATAAGCCTTATACTGCTAAACCCCTTGAAGTACGAATGGGTTCCGGTAAAGGGGCACCTGAAGGCTTCGTAGCTGTAGTAAAACCAGGAAAGATTTTATTTGAAATTGCGGGTGTATCAGAAGAAGTTGCTCGTGAAGCGCTTCGTCTTGCATCACATAAACTGCCGATCCGTACTAAATTTGTAAAACGTGAAGAAATTGGTGGTGAAATCAATGAAGGCTAA
- the rpmC gene encoding 50S ribosomal protein L29, translating to MKANEIRELTTAEIEQKVKSLKEELFNLRFQLATGQLENTARIREVRKSIARMKTVARERELGVNN from the coding sequence ATGAAGGCTAATGAAATCCGTGAATTAACCACTGCCGAAATTGAACAAAAAGTTAAGTCGTTAAAAGAAGAACTTTTTAACCTACGTTTCCAGCTGGCAACAGGTCAACTTGAGAACACTGCTCGTATTCGCGAAGTTCGCAAATCGATCGCACGTATGAAAACTGTTGCTCGCGAACGTGAGCTAGGCGTAAATAACTAA
- the rpsQ gene encoding 30S ribosomal protein S17, producing MSERNNRKVYTGRVVSDKMDKTITVLVETYKFHKLYGKRVKYSKKFKTHDEDNQAKNGDVVRIMETRPLSATKRFRLVEVVEESVII from the coding sequence ATGAGTGAACGTAACAATCGTAAAGTTTACACTGGCCGTGTAGTATCGGACAAAATGGATAAAACCATTACTGTTCTGGTTGAAACATATAAGTTCCACAAACTTTATGGCAAACGCGTAAAGTATTCAAAAAAATTCAAGACTCACGATGAAGACAATCAAGCTAAAAATGGTGACGTTGTACGTATTATGGAAACTCGTCCATTGTCAGCGACCAAGCGTTTCCGTCTTGTAGAAGTCGTAGAAGAGTCAGTTATTATTTAA
- the rplN gene encoding 50S ribosomal protein L14: MIQQETRLKVADNSGAREIQTIKVLGGSGRKTANIGDIITATVKQATPGGVVKKGEVIQAVIVRSKSGMRRKDGSYIRFDENAAVIVRDDKGPRGTRIFGPVARELRDAKFMKIVSLAPEVL; encoded by the coding sequence ATGATTCAACAGGAGACTCGTTTGAAAGTAGCCGACAACTCTGGTGCACGTGAAATCCAAACCATCAAGGTTTTGGGTGGATCTGGTCGCAAGACTGCTAACATCGGTGATATTATCACTGCTACTGTGAAACAAGCAACACCAGGGGGCGTTGTCAAAAAAGGTGAAGTTATCCAAGCCGTTATTGTGCGTTCAAAGAGCGGAATGCGTCGTAAAGATGGTTCTTACATTCGTTTCGATGAAAATGCAGCAGTAATCGTACGTGATGATAAAGGGCCGCGCGGAACTCGTATCTTTGGTCCAGTAGCTCGTGAACTTCGTGATGCTAAATTCATGAAGATCGTATCATTAGCCCCAGAAGTATTATAA
- the rplX gene encoding 50S ribosomal protein L24 — protein sequence MHVKKGDKVMVISGKDKGKQGTILQAFPKKDRVLVEGVNEVKKHAKPSQDNPQGGILSQEAPIHVSNVMPVDPKSGEPTRVGYKVEDGKKVRIAKKSGEALDK from the coding sequence ATGCACGTGAAAAAAGGTGACAAAGTTATGGTTATTTCCGGTAAGGACAAAGGCAAGCAAGGTACAATCCTTCAAGCTTTCCCTAAGAAAGACCGTGTTCTTGTCGAAGGTGTCAACGAAGTGAAAAAGCACGCTAAACCTTCACAAGATAACCCACAAGGCGGGATCCTTTCTCAGGAAGCGCCAATTCACGTTTCCAACGTAATGCCGGTTGATCCGAAATCCGGCGAACCAACACGTGTTGGTTATAAAGTTGAGGACGGAAAGAAAGTTCGTATCGCGAAAAAATCTGGTGAAGCATTAGATAAATAA